The stretch of DNA TGCTTTAAATACCATCTAACATTACTTAGGCGACATGAAGGGTCCCCATACGAGCTTTGTCATCAGCTTACAGTAGCTAACGTCTCCGACAACCATCAAGCTGCGCACCATCGTCTATATATAGCCACGCCAGCGACGACGCAGACACACGGCACTTCTGCCAACTGTCAGCTGTGTACACACCAGCACTACGCCAAGCATTTATTTTTCCTTTGACCAACCATACTCTCGCACCGCCAaaacctacaagtagatggtggtacagtactgtatattGGCAGGCTGGCAGATTGCACATCTAATCATGCAGTAGCCATTAGGGGGAGTAATATTGCACTTGGacttgggcttggagggTAGGAAACGACCATGTAACGTGGGCGAttgatggaggagagagGAAGACCGAAAGTGGCGAGAGTGTCACATGACTAGAGTCAGACTTTGGCGCGGTTCTTCATTGGTCCCCCGTTGGTATATCGCCGTGTTCGCCACCGCAGTGGCAAACCCCTTTTGGTCCATTACTGTAGCACTGCCAAATAACTCTGATCCGGAATGCTCTACTTGTGCGATATGATACTTAGCGTACTCCCAACTGGCCCAACCCAAACCCTAGGTTCACAGTGCACAGCGCATCAACATAGCAGCAGGGACACCATATACAACACCATCGGTCTGCAGTTCTTCCTCCTGACCATTCCGCCACAACCATGGACAAAGAACTCATCAGCACAGTAAACAAGCTGCAGGATGCGCTGGCCACCGCGGGCCCGGCGTCCAACCCCATCGATCTGCCCCAGATCACGGTGGTGGGCTCGCAGTCGTCGGGCAAGTCCTCGGTGCTGGAGAACATTGTGGGCCGAGACTTTCTGCCCCGTGGCACCGGTATCGTCACGCGACGACCGCTGGTGCTGCAGCTCATCAACCGACGGCCCACTGACGAGCTGGGCGCCCAGAAAGACGTTTCCGGCGAACGAACCAACGAGACCAACGAGGACGAGTGGGGAGAGTTTCTGCACCTGCCCGGCAAAAAGTTCCACGACTTCAACGAAATCCGAAACGAAATCGTGCGCGAGACGGACGCCAAGACCGGCAAGAACCTGGGAATTAGCTCCGTGCCCATCAACCTGCGTATCTACTCGCCCCACGTGCTGACCCTGACTCTGGTCGATCTGCCCGGTCTCACCAAGGTGCCTGTGGGCGACCAGCCCAAGGACATTGAGCGGCAGATCCGAGAAATGGTACTCAAGTTTGTCTCCTCGCCCAATGCCATCATTCTGTCCGTCACAGCCGCCAACACCGATCTGGCCAACTCGGACGGTCTGAAACTGGCTCGAGAAGTCGACCCCGAGGGAGCCCGAACCGTCGGAGTGCTCACCAAGATTGATCTGATGGACCAGGGAACTGACGTGATTGATATTCTGGCCGGACGAGTCATCCCCCTCAGATACGGCTACGTGCCCGTTATCAACCGAGGACAGAAGGATatcacctccaacaagaGTATCAAGGCCGCCCTGGAGTACGAGAAGGACTTCTTTGAGAACCACCCCTCgtacaaggccaaggcccaGTACTGTGGTACTCCTTACCTTGCCAAaaagctcaacaacattCTGATGCTGCACATCAAGGCGACTCTTCCAGACATTAAGGCCCGAATCGACAAGACTCTGCACAAGTACCGAACCGAGCTCGATCAGCTGGGACCCTCTACTCTTggttcctcctcctctatCGTTCTGAACATG from Yarrowia lipolytica chromosome 1D, complete sequence encodes:
- a CDS encoding uncharacterized protein (Compare to YALI0D09713g, highly similar to uniprot|P21576 Saccharomyces cerevisiae YKR001c VPS1 member of the dynamin family of GTPases), producing the protein MDKELISTVNKLQDALATAGPASNPIDLPQITVVGSQSSGKSSVLENIVGRDFLPRGTGIVTRRPLVLQLINRRPTDELGAQKDVSGERTNETNEDEWGEFLHLPGKKFHDFNEIRNEIVRETDAKTGKNLGISSVPINLRIYSPHVLTLTLVDLPGLTKVPVGDQPKDIERQIREMVLKFVSSPNAIILSVTAANTDLANSDGLKLAREVDPEGARTVGVLTKIDLMDQGTDVIDILAGRVIPLRYGYVPVINRGQKDITSNKSIKAALEYEKDFFENHPSYKAKAQYCGTPYLAKKLNNILMLHIKATLPDIKARIDKTLHKYRTELDQLGPSTLGSSSSIVLNMITEFCNEYRAVLDGKGQEVTSLELSGGARISFVFHEIYSNGVKALDPFDQIKDVDIRTILYNSAGSSPSLFVGTGAFEVLVKKQIRRFEDPSLRCVTLVYDELVRIITQILTKPSYHRYPALKEKINAVVIAFLRQSLVPTNKMVTDTINAEESYINTGHPDLLKGSQAMAIVSEKMGGTTGVPKAIDPANPAAEESTGFFSQFFASKNKKRLAAMEPPPAVLKASGTMTERETLETEVIKLLIQSYFNIVRRTVADIIPKAVMLKLIMHSKQEIQKELLENLYKSDNLDDMVKENDFTVQRRKECQKMVEALSKAAEIVQSV